One Aquarana catesbeiana isolate 2022-GZ linkage group LG06, ASM4218655v1, whole genome shotgun sequence genomic region harbors:
- the SMCR8 gene encoding guanine nucleotide exchange protein SMCR8, producing MIGSPDLMAFTREEEEYDEPAMRVSPGLPEEYSVPLFPYSEAESSPWSRLSGAKFGRDFVLISEFSEQVGPQPLLTIPDDPRVRGTFDLNYFSLRIMSVDYQASFVGHPPGSSYPKLNFVEDSKVVLGDSKEGAFAYVHHLTLYDLEARGFVRPFCMAYISTDEDKIMQQFLELSGEFSKASDCLKTGNRKAFANELEKKLKDLDYTRSVLLDEMEDQQKTDDKGFYTTQAIEKANELANVEKSMIEHQDLLKQIQSYPYRHLKGEDYQLYVPESVQDEATNGTSEPAVASDHEENGETDVFTPRPPYTPKFIKAKSSKCFDKKLKTLEELVDSYFFTQTIDLLTSLEKRYRGDVSYLLMGHLDRALLEQQTIVNFLFEDVSTWDSKLVDGQYSDNLLAAHTTPSSGLGHETIKPSTSLESYKSSVESVPIKIEQEFNNDDDREVTELADCDNPGHMEFLDVDTKGSISSGESIEVLQTEKSTMLIHSESQPCLGLHTSPQPPRRKAGSRRTISEDSIEVLSTFPSETVIPEDFRATYQMAINEEDPIVEDLDREQHVEQGSPEVDPFKNDEIENDLAMEPPCCIRTDNSSPEEQTGELVPEQCDERAVVSIPPQPCKSMGQNFGQVKFSIEHVENAYSEPAAAPESSYLLSSKDAEKNLLDEYCDSTSFRSSASTCSDRTPSPPPVITVTDRQKRKAGQNALMFIRQYPFSHPAIYSLLSGRTLVVLGEEEAFVKRLVTALSLFVPNYGQVAKPIKPWVTSPLHIMDFQKWKLIGLQRGVSSSGCNTLHSLNRYSRYASILDADNKTLRCPMYRGALLQRLADHRTQIRKGSTYYMHVQSMLTQLGAKAFLFTFCHHVHLPIREKESEESIAQRRAAFLHQLLGLSQEDARIVEYLSELLKMHYLRESGTQLLPVLRFDYIPSFLYKI from the exons ATGATCGGTTCCCCGGACCTGATGGCGTTtacgagggaggaggaggagtacgACGAGCCAGCGATGAGGGTCTCACCGGGGCTGCCGGAGGAGTACTCGGTGCCCCTCTTCCCGTACTCGGAGGCAGAGAGCAGCCCCTGGTCCCGCCTCTCCGGAGCCAAATTCGGCCGCGACTTCGTCCTCATCTCTGAATTCTCCGAGCAAGTGGGGCCACAGCCGCTGCTCACCATCCCCGACGACCCGCGAGTGCGCGGCACCTTCGACCTCAACTACTTCTCCCTGCGGATCATGTCCGTGGACTACCAGGCTTCCTTCGTCGGGCACCCGCCCGGCTCTTCCTACCCCAAGCTCAACTTCGTCGAAGACTCCAAGGTCGTCCTGGGCGATTCCAAAGAGGGAGCCTTCGCCTACGTCCACCACCTGACCCTGTACGACCTGGAGGCCCGCGGCTTCGTCCGCCCCTTCTGCATGGCGTACATTTCCACCGACGAGGACAAGATCATGCAGCAGTTCCTGGAGCTCTCCGGAGAATTCTCCAAGGCGTCCGACTGCCTGAAGACCGGCAATCGCAAGGCCTTCGCCAACGAGCTGGAGAAGAAACTCAAGGACCTGGATTACACCCGCTCGGTGCTGTTGGACGAGATGGAAGATCAGCAGAAGACGGACGACAAGGGCTTCTACACGACGCAGGCCATCGAGAAGGCCAACGAGCTGGCCAACGTGGAAAAGTCCATGATCGAACACCAGGATTTGCTCAAACAGATCCAGTCCTATCCCTATAGACATTTAAAAGGGGAGGACTACCAGCTGTATGTGCCGGAAAGTGTTCAGGATGAAGCTACAAATGGCACATCTGAACCAGCAGTGGCATCTGACCACGAGGAGAATGGAGAGACAGACGTTTTTACTCCAAGACCTCCCTACACTCCTAAGTTCATAAAGGCCAAATCTTCCAAATGTTTTGATAAGAAATTGAAAACGTTGGAGGAGCTTGTGGACAGTTATTTCTTCACGCAAACCATAGACTTGCTGACCAGCCTGGAGAAGAGATATAGAGGTGACGTCAGCTACTTGTTGATGGGCCACCTTGACCGAGCTCTGTTGGAGCAGCAGACCATAGTCAACTTCTTGTTTGAAGACGTGTCCACCTGGGATTCAAAGCTAGTCGATGGGCAATACTCGGACAACTTGTTAGCTGCTCACACTACGCCAAGTTCCGGTCTAGGACATGAAACCATTAAGCCGTCAACAAGTTTAGAATCTTACAAGTCCAGCGTAGAGTCTGTCCCTATTAAAATTGAGCAGGAGTTTAACAATGATGACGATAGGGAAGTAACCGAGTTAGCCGATTGTGATAACCCGGGTCACATGGAATTTCTTGACGTGGATACTAAAGGGAGCATAAGCAGCGGTGAAAGTATTGAGGTCTTACAGACAGAAAAATCCACCATGCTGATCCACTCTGAGAGCCAGCCGTGTCTTGGACTGCATACTAGCCCTCAGCCGCCAAGAAGAAAAGCCGGGAGCAGGCGAACCATTAGCGAGGACAGTATAGAAGTCCTTAGCACGTTTCCTTCCGAAACTGTGATTCCTGAGGATTTTCGAGCAACGTACCAAATGGCTATTAATGAAGAAGATCCCATTGTGGAAGATTTGGATAGGGAGCAACACGTTGAGCAAGGCTCTCCAGAAGTAGATCCCTTCAAGAATGATGAAATCGAAAATGATTTGGCCATGGAGCCTCCATGTTGTATTAGGACAGACAACTCAAGTCCAGAAGAACAAACCGGAGAGCTTGTTCCTGAACAATGTGATGAAAGAGCTGTTGTTAGCATCCCACCACAGCCATGTAAGAGCATGGGCCAGAACTTTGGTCAAGTAAAGTTCTCAATTGAACATGTAGAAAATGCTTATAGTGAACCAGCTGCAGCTCCCGAGTCCAGTTACTTGTTGAGCAGCAAGGATGCTGAGAAGAACCTGCTTGATGAGTACTGTGACTCAACCAGTTTTAGAAGTAGCGCATCAACATGCTCTGACCGGACACCTTCCCCTCCTCCCGTCATCACCGTCACAGACCGGCAGAAACGGAAAGCTGGCCAAAATGCACTAATGTTCATCAGGCAGTATCCCTTTTCCCATCCTGCCATCTATTCTCTTTTGAGTGGGAGAACTCTAGTGGTCCTGGGTGAGGAGGAGGCCTTTGTGAAGAGGCTCGTCACTGCTTTGTCTTTGTTTGTCCCTAACTATGGACAAGTTGCCAAACCGATTAAGCCATGGGTGACGTCGCCTCTACACATCATGGATTTCCAGAAGTGGAAACTGATTGGGcttcagag AGGGGTCTCCTCGTCTGGCTGCAACACCCTCCATTCTCTGAACCGCTACAGCCGCTATGCCAGCATCCTGGACGCCGACAACAAAACTCTTCGTTGCCCCATGTACAGGGGAGCCCTCTTGCAGAGGCTGGCTGACCACCGCACTCAGATCCGTAAAGGCAGCACCTACTACATGCACGTGCAGAGTATGCTGACCCAGCTCGGCGCCAAAGCCTtcctttttactttctgccatcACGTCCACCTGCCCATCCGGGAAAAGGAGAGCGAGGAGTCTATCGCACAGCGCCGGGCCGCCTTCCTCCACCAGCTGCTTGGCCTGTCTCAGGAGGACGCTAGAATAGTAGAATACCTCTCAGAGCTCCTGAAAATGCATTACCTAAGGGAATCGGGGACGCAGCTCCTTCCTGTGCTCAGGTTCGACTATATCCCAAGCTTTTTATACAAAATCTGA